Genomic window (Clostridia bacterium):
GCGAAACTGGCAGACGCGCACGTTTCAGAGGCGTGTGGGTAACACCATACGGGTTCAAGTCCCGTCTCTCGCACCATAGACACACGGCAGAACGGATACTTACGTTCTGCCGTTATTTTTTGCTGTTTTTAGGGGTTTGGGGGCCGTTTTTTAAAGATATTGAGGAAATGTTCCTTTTCGTTCGCCGTTAACCATGCAAAAATCAAGGTTTCAGGATTTGAACTTGGCGTTTCCTTTTTGTTGCTGGTTTAAGTGGTAGGTTTTTGGGGTGAAGATATAATCACTCAACATAAAATTTAAGCAGCTTGAGCTCTTCGAGTCGATATCTTAAGGTAGTATCCGAAACACCACACATATAATTAAAACGGCAACACACTATCTTCCAAATATTATAATTATTTCTATATATGTTTAATCGTCTAAATGGAGGAAAACCTAATTGTTCCATTACAATGTTATAATTTAAATATACATATTCCTTAGGCAAGAGAAAAAAGGATGCAAAACAATTTGCCTGCCTTTCCTGAATAATTGTTGCCTTTTCTCCCGCTTCAATGTCCTTAGCCTTGCATCCATTATAATTTTCATCAAGTTTATGTTTTAGAAAATAATGGCCAAGCTCATGGGCATAAGTAAAATTCTTTCTACCTGGGTTATCTATTGTTGAATTAACAATAATTTTGACACCTGATTTTCCTTTTAGTATAGCGCCTTGTAGTTTGTCTTCTAACGCAATTTCTTTGAATTCAAAGTTAAAATATTTTTGTAACTCTTCTTTGAAAAAAATAGGACCACGAAATTCTGGTTTAAATAAACCATATTCCTTAAGCAAATCTCTTATAAACATTTCAATCTTTTTTTTCATTATTCTTCAGCTAATGCCTTTAAAATATCATATGTTTCTTCTATAAAATCTTCATCTTTATCTTTGTCTTTACGTGCAGCAAACTTAAAAGGTTCCTGCTCTTCCCAATGTTTACGGATATCGTCAAATTTATCTGATATTAATGTTTTTTGTTCATCAATTATTTCTACTTGCCCATTCATAAGTAAAGGTAATAGAAAATCACGAAGCTGGGATAGCTCTATGTTTTGATGTTTATTCTTATTTATCATTAAAAAATAAGGCTTGACTAATTTTGTATATTTCAATAATATATCATCTGGTGGCTCAATAATATGGAAGTGAGATAA
Coding sequences:
- a CDS encoding ImmA/IrrE family metallo-endopeptidase — encoded protein: MKKKIEMFIRDLLKEYGLFKPEFRGPIFFKEELQKYFNFEFKEIALEDKLQGAILKGKSGVKIIVNSTIDNPGRKNFTYAHELGHYFLKHKLDENYNGCKAKDIEAGEKATIIQERQANCFASFFLLPKEYVYLNYNIVMEQLGFPPFRRLNIYRNNYNIWKIVCCRFNYMCGVSDTTLRYRLEELKLLKFYVE